One Neodiprion pinetum isolate iyNeoPine1 chromosome 1, iyNeoPine1.2, whole genome shotgun sequence genomic window carries:
- the LOC124212234 gene encoding protein abrupt isoform X4, producing MSMNLSKPGLGLEIDNMDQQYCLRWNNHPANLTDVLSSLLAREALCDVTLACVGETFKAHQTILSACSPYFENIFLQNTHPHPIIFLKDVNDTEMKALLHFMYKGEVNVSQHLLPMFLKTAEALQIRGLTDNSVNNKTEEKSPSPEPETQTSTRHTESPNLQSHPEKRKRKISTNYDVSLTGPPSERFLSDSQTSSQCSYKSSPPIIPKLNNTMGSDVEDGGRPITPSSQPQPPIKQEIDHHLSEFPENITLPTNMAWEVQSDGKSENTMDGQNAQVDPSNRNFLLKHVSLKTAIMAGGYLSVRAPEALFSNHGKKEKMTKNYVSPHEQSYPIKSRYAIKAEPKQSHNFASQVSPVSTKSQDDFNSVMNFGSDILRRELLMPRSSPSELLFRSHSGRRVGKFRPGWLEIFHWLQYDEKLHTMYCKYCRKWSETIPEIRTSFAAGNGNFRLEIINHHDKCKAHNLCVAKEAESKADYYYRHVK from the exons ATGTCCATGAATTTGAGTAAACCAG GGTTGGGACTGGAGATAGACAACATGGACCAACAGTATTGCCTCCGGTGGAACAACCATCCTGCCAACCTGACAGACGTCTTAAGCTCTTTACTCGCACGCGAAGCGCTCTGCGACGTTACGTTGGCCTGCGTAGGCGAAACTTTTAAAGCCCACCAAACTATACTATCGGCGTGTAGTCCGTACTTTGAGAACATATTTCTACAGAACACTCATCCTCATCCGATAATATTTCTAAAGGATGTTAACGACACGGAGATGAAGGCTTTGCTGCACTTCATGTACAAGGGCGAAGTTAATGTTAGTCAACATTTGTTACCGATGTTCCTCAAGACTGCGGAAGCTTTGCAAATTAGGGGACTCACTGATAATagtgtaaataataaaactgaagaaaaaagtcCATCGCCCGAACCCGAGACCCAGACCAGTACGAGGCACACCGAATCGCCGAATCTTCAATCCCATCcagaaaaaaggaaacgaaagATTTCTACAAATTACGATGTCTCTCTCACCGGGCCTCCGAGCGAAAGATTTTTGTCTGATTCTCAA actTCGTCTCAATGTAGTTACAAATCAAGTCCCCCGATAATTccgaaattaaataatacaatGGGGAGTGATGTGGAGGATGGTGGAAGACCCATCACTCCGTCGTCTCAGCCTCAGCCTCCTATAAAACAAGAAATTGATCACCACCTATCTGAATTTCCCGAAAACATCACACTTCCC ACTAATATGGCGTGGGAGGTTCAAAGTGATGGGAAGAGTGAGAATACCATGGATGGTCAGAACGCGCAAGTTGATCCTAGCAATCGTAACTTCCTTCTGAAGCATGTCTCGCTCAAAACAGCCATCATGGCTGGGGGCTACCTTTCAGTCAGAGCGCCAGAAGCCCTATTCAGTAACcatggaaagaaagaaaaaatgacgaaaaattatgTATCACCCCATGAACAATCTTATCCGATTAAGTCTCGTTACGCGATAAAAGCTGAGCCTAAGCAATCTCACAATTTTGCTTCACAAGTTAGCCCAGTAAGCACTAAATCGCAGGATGATTTTAATTCTGTAATGAATTTTGGTTCAGATATCCTGCGACGGGAATTGTTAATGCCTCGGTCAAGTCCAAGCGAATTGTTATTTCGTTCTCATTCAGGGAGACGAGTAGGCAAATTTAGGCCAGGCTGgttggaaatatttcattggTTACAGTACGATGAGAAATTGCATACAATGTATTGCAAGTATTGCAGAAAGTGGAGCGAAACTATTCCAGAAATTCGTACATCCTTCGCAGCTGGGAATGGAAATTTTAGGCTCGAGATTATCAATCATCACGACAAATGTAAGGCACACAATTTATGCGTTGCAAAAGAGGCGGAATCGAAGGCTGATTACTATTATCGTCACGTGAAATAA
- the LOC124212234 gene encoding zinc finger and BTB domain-containing protein 8A isoform X11, which yields MHEGQKYFKNKAVGISRLIWQWMLRVGWRCNGKKFAKERNRKKKQQTNRSRARKFSAVSLIVGLGLEIDNMDQQYCLRWNNHPANLTDVLSSLLAREALCDVTLACVGETFKAHQTILSACSPYFENIFLQNTHPHPIIFLKDVNDTEMKALLHFMYKGEVNVSQHLLPMFLKTAEALQIRGLTDNSVNNKTEEKSPSPEPETQTSTRHTESPNLQSHPEKRKRKISTNYDVSLTGPPSERFLSDSQTSSQCSYKSSPPIIPKLNNTMGSDVEDGGRPITPSSQPQPPIKQEIDHHLSEFPENITLPGHPVSLLGEDGGPTTGTLNDGVPGTEPSEHHNPHEILDGLDGLGRRVTGSYLRVADQTQLFFKLPKPYTDAPTLYVCTTCGKTVRNKWHHNQFHNPVQFTCPICNKIYSRFDHLKLHVRTKH from the exons ATGCACGAAGGtcaaaagtattttaaaaataaggCCGTAGGCATTAGTAGATTGATATGGCAGTGGATGTTAAGGGTCGGGTGGCGTTGTAATGgcaaaaagtttgcaaaag aaagaaacagaaaaaaaaaacaacaaacaaacagAAGCAGGGCAAGGAAGTTTAGCGCAGTTAGTTTGATTGTAGGGTTGGGACTGGAGATAGACAACATGGACCAACAGTATTGCCTCCGGTGGAACAACCATCCTGCCAACCTGACAGACGTCTTAAGCTCTTTACTCGCACGCGAAGCGCTCTGCGACGTTACGTTGGCCTGCGTAGGCGAAACTTTTAAAGCCCACCAAACTATACTATCGGCGTGTAGTCCGTACTTTGAGAACATATTTCTACAGAACACTCATCCTCATCCGATAATATTTCTAAAGGATGTTAACGACACGGAGATGAAGGCTTTGCTGCACTTCATGTACAAGGGCGAAGTTAATGTTAGTCAACATTTGTTACCGATGTTCCTCAAGACTGCGGAAGCTTTGCAAATTAGGGGACTCACTGATAATagtgtaaataataaaactgaagaaaaaagtcCATCGCCCGAACCCGAGACCCAGACCAGTACGAGGCACACCGAATCGCCGAATCTTCAATCCCATCcagaaaaaaggaaacgaaagATTTCTACAAATTACGATGTCTCTCTCACCGGGCCTCCGAGCGAAAGATTTTTGTCTGATTCTCAA actTCGTCTCAATGTAGTTACAAATCAAGTCCCCCGATAATTccgaaattaaataatacaatGGGGAGTGATGTGGAGGATGGTGGAAGACCCATCACTCCGTCGTCTCAGCCTCAGCCTCCTATAAAACAAGAAATTGATCACCACCTATCTGAATTTCCCGAAAACATCACACTTCCC GGACATCCTGTAAGTCTCTTAGGAGAGGATGGAGGGCCAACCACAGGTACCCTCAATGACGGCGTACCAGGAACAGAACCATCTGAACACCACAACCCACATGAAATTCTTGACGGACTTGATG GGCTGGGGAGAAGGGTGACCGGCTCGTATCTACGCGTTGCTGACCAAACGCAGTTGTTTTTCAAGCTCCCCAAACCTTACACAGACGCTCCCACCCTCTACGTCTGTACAACGTGTGGCAAAACGGTTCGCAACAAATGGCATCATAATCAGTTTCATAATCCAGTACAGTTCACTTGTCCTATatgcaataaaatttactcGAGATTTGATCATTTAAAATTGCACGTTAGGACGAAGCATTAA
- the LOC124212234 gene encoding transcription activator GAGA isoform X7 produces the protein MHEGQKYFKNKAVGISRLIWQWMLRVGWRCNGKKFAKERNRKKKQQTNRSRARKFSAVSLIVGLGLEIDNMDQQYCLRWNNHPANLTDVLSSLLAREALCDVTLACVGETFKAHQTILSACSPYFENIFLQNTHPHPIIFLKDVNDTEMKALLHFMYKGEVNVSQHLLPMFLKTAEALQIRGLTDNSVNNKTEEKSPSPEPETQTSTRHTESPNLQSHPEKRKRKISTNYDVSLTGPPSERFLSDSQTSSQCSYKSSPPIIPKLNNTMGSDVEDGGRPITPSSQPQPPIKQEIDHHLSEFPENITLPGHPVSLLGEDGGPTTGTLNDGVPGTEPSEHHNPHEILDGLDGSTGTSKKEKDVKYDNYKIDTHLGLECCKMCGKTVANVKKHMKSHNPDKYQCRICLISLTRSDNLKRHIKLKHGIREGNHPSPFMPLDTKHFLGKDNADYLT, from the exons ATGCACGAAGGtcaaaagtattttaaaaataaggCCGTAGGCATTAGTAGATTGATATGGCAGTGGATGTTAAGGGTCGGGTGGCGTTGTAATGgcaaaaagtttgcaaaag aaagaaacagaaaaaaaaaacaacaaacaaacagAAGCAGGGCAAGGAAGTTTAGCGCAGTTAGTTTGATTGTAGGGTTGGGACTGGAGATAGACAACATGGACCAACAGTATTGCCTCCGGTGGAACAACCATCCTGCCAACCTGACAGACGTCTTAAGCTCTTTACTCGCACGCGAAGCGCTCTGCGACGTTACGTTGGCCTGCGTAGGCGAAACTTTTAAAGCCCACCAAACTATACTATCGGCGTGTAGTCCGTACTTTGAGAACATATTTCTACAGAACACTCATCCTCATCCGATAATATTTCTAAAGGATGTTAACGACACGGAGATGAAGGCTTTGCTGCACTTCATGTACAAGGGCGAAGTTAATGTTAGTCAACATTTGTTACCGATGTTCCTCAAGACTGCGGAAGCTTTGCAAATTAGGGGACTCACTGATAATagtgtaaataataaaactgaagaaaaaagtcCATCGCCCGAACCCGAGACCCAGACCAGTACGAGGCACACCGAATCGCCGAATCTTCAATCCCATCcagaaaaaaggaaacgaaagATTTCTACAAATTACGATGTCTCTCTCACCGGGCCTCCGAGCGAAAGATTTTTGTCTGATTCTCAA actTCGTCTCAATGTAGTTACAAATCAAGTCCCCCGATAATTccgaaattaaataatacaatGGGGAGTGATGTGGAGGATGGTGGAAGACCCATCACTCCGTCGTCTCAGCCTCAGCCTCCTATAAAACAAGAAATTGATCACCACCTATCTGAATTTCCCGAAAACATCACACTTCCC GGACATCCTGTAAGTCTCTTAGGAGAGGATGGAGGGCCAACCACAGGTACCCTCAATGACGGCGTACCAGGAACAGAACCATCTGAACACCACAACCCACATGAAATTCTTGACGGACTTGATG GATCGACAGGAActagcaaaaaagaaaaggacgTAAAATATGACAATTATAAAATAGACACACACCTTGGTTTGGAATGTTGTAAGATGTGTGGAAAAACTGTGGCCAACGTTAAAAAGCACATGAAATCACATAACCCTGACAAATATCAGTGTCGCATATGCTTGATATCATTGACCAGATCCGACAATCTAAAGAGACATATTAAGCTGAAACATGGAATTCGAGAGGGAAATCATCCCTCGCCGTTCATGCCTTTGGATACGAAACATTTTTTAGGAAAAGATAACGCGGACTATCTCACCTAA
- the LOC124212234 gene encoding protein abrupt isoform X2 — MHEGQKYFKNKAVGISRLIWQWMLRVGWRCNGKKFAKVSLIVGLGLEIDNMDQQYCLRWNNHPANLTDVLSSLLAREALCDVTLACVGETFKAHQTILSACSPYFENIFLQNTHPHPIIFLKDVNDTEMKALLHFMYKGEVNVSQHLLPMFLKTAEALQIRGLTDNSVNNKTEEKSPSPEPETQTSTRHTESPNLQSHPEKRKRKISTNYDVSLTGPPSERFLSDSQTSSQCSYKSSPPIIPKLNNTMGSDVEDGGRPITPSSQPQPPIKQEIDHHLSEFPENITLPTNMAWEVQSDGKSENTMDGQNAQVDPSNRNFLLKHVSLKTAIMAGGYLSVRAPEALFSNHGKKEKMTKNYVSPHEQSYPIKSRYAIKAEPKQSHNFASQVSPVSTKSQDDFNSVMNFGSDILRRELLMPRSSPSELLFRSHSGRRVGKFRPGWLEIFHWLQYDEKLHTMYCKYCRKWSETIPEIRTSFAAGNGNFRLEIINHHDKCKAHNLCVAKEAESKADYYYRHVK, encoded by the exons ATGCACGAAGGtcaaaagtattttaaaaataaggCCGTAGGCATTAGTAGATTGATATGGCAGTGGATGTTAAGGGTCGGGTGGCGTTGTAATGgcaaaaagtttgcaaaag TTAGTTTGATTGTAGGGTTGGGACTGGAGATAGACAACATGGACCAACAGTATTGCCTCCGGTGGAACAACCATCCTGCCAACCTGACAGACGTCTTAAGCTCTTTACTCGCACGCGAAGCGCTCTGCGACGTTACGTTGGCCTGCGTAGGCGAAACTTTTAAAGCCCACCAAACTATACTATCGGCGTGTAGTCCGTACTTTGAGAACATATTTCTACAGAACACTCATCCTCATCCGATAATATTTCTAAAGGATGTTAACGACACGGAGATGAAGGCTTTGCTGCACTTCATGTACAAGGGCGAAGTTAATGTTAGTCAACATTTGTTACCGATGTTCCTCAAGACTGCGGAAGCTTTGCAAATTAGGGGACTCACTGATAATagtgtaaataataaaactgaagaaaaaagtcCATCGCCCGAACCCGAGACCCAGACCAGTACGAGGCACACCGAATCGCCGAATCTTCAATCCCATCcagaaaaaaggaaacgaaagATTTCTACAAATTACGATGTCTCTCTCACCGGGCCTCCGAGCGAAAGATTTTTGTCTGATTCTCAA actTCGTCTCAATGTAGTTACAAATCAAGTCCCCCGATAATTccgaaattaaataatacaatGGGGAGTGATGTGGAGGATGGTGGAAGACCCATCACTCCGTCGTCTCAGCCTCAGCCTCCTATAAAACAAGAAATTGATCACCACCTATCTGAATTTCCCGAAAACATCACACTTCCC ACTAATATGGCGTGGGAGGTTCAAAGTGATGGGAAGAGTGAGAATACCATGGATGGTCAGAACGCGCAAGTTGATCCTAGCAATCGTAACTTCCTTCTGAAGCATGTCTCGCTCAAAACAGCCATCATGGCTGGGGGCTACCTTTCAGTCAGAGCGCCAGAAGCCCTATTCAGTAACcatggaaagaaagaaaaaatgacgaaaaattatgTATCACCCCATGAACAATCTTATCCGATTAAGTCTCGTTACGCGATAAAAGCTGAGCCTAAGCAATCTCACAATTTTGCTTCACAAGTTAGCCCAGTAAGCACTAAATCGCAGGATGATTTTAATTCTGTAATGAATTTTGGTTCAGATATCCTGCGACGGGAATTGTTAATGCCTCGGTCAAGTCCAAGCGAATTGTTATTTCGTTCTCATTCAGGGAGACGAGTAGGCAAATTTAGGCCAGGCTGgttggaaatatttcattggTTACAGTACGATGAGAAATTGCATACAATGTATTGCAAGTATTGCAGAAAGTGGAGCGAAACTATTCCAGAAATTCGTACATCCTTCGCAGCTGGGAATGGAAATTTTAGGCTCGAGATTATCAATCATCACGACAAATGTAAGGCACACAATTTATGCGTTGCAAAAGAGGCGGAATCGAAGGCTGATTACTATTATCGTCACGTGAAATAA
- the LOC124212234 gene encoding GDNF-inducible zinc finger protein 1 isoform X10, protein MHEGQKYFKNKAVGISRLIWQWMLRVGWRCNGKKFAKERNRKKKQQTNRSRARKFSAVSLIVGLGLEIDNMDQQYCLRWNNHPANLTDVLSSLLAREALCDVTLACVGETFKAHQTILSACSPYFENIFLQNTHPHPIIFLKDVNDTEMKALLHFMYKGEVNVSQHLLPMFLKTAEALQIRGLTDNSVNNKTEEKSPSPEPETQTSTRHTESPNLQSHPEKRKRKISTNYDVSLTGPPSERFLSDSQTSSQCSYKSSPPIIPKLNNTMGSDVEDGGRPITPSSQPQPPIKQEIDHHLSEFPENITLPGHPVSLLGEDGGPTTGTLNDGVPGTEPSEHHNPHEILDGLDGPLPTITAGLTYHEMFAVSVSSPTLWRCRACGKQVTNRWHHFHIHTAQRSLCPYCPATYSRIDTLRSHIRTKHRDLLFTKALM, encoded by the exons ATGCACGAAGGtcaaaagtattttaaaaataaggCCGTAGGCATTAGTAGATTGATATGGCAGTGGATGTTAAGGGTCGGGTGGCGTTGTAATGgcaaaaagtttgcaaaag aaagaaacagaaaaaaaaaacaacaaacaaacagAAGCAGGGCAAGGAAGTTTAGCGCAGTTAGTTTGATTGTAGGGTTGGGACTGGAGATAGACAACATGGACCAACAGTATTGCCTCCGGTGGAACAACCATCCTGCCAACCTGACAGACGTCTTAAGCTCTTTACTCGCACGCGAAGCGCTCTGCGACGTTACGTTGGCCTGCGTAGGCGAAACTTTTAAAGCCCACCAAACTATACTATCGGCGTGTAGTCCGTACTTTGAGAACATATTTCTACAGAACACTCATCCTCATCCGATAATATTTCTAAAGGATGTTAACGACACGGAGATGAAGGCTTTGCTGCACTTCATGTACAAGGGCGAAGTTAATGTTAGTCAACATTTGTTACCGATGTTCCTCAAGACTGCGGAAGCTTTGCAAATTAGGGGACTCACTGATAATagtgtaaataataaaactgaagaaaaaagtcCATCGCCCGAACCCGAGACCCAGACCAGTACGAGGCACACCGAATCGCCGAATCTTCAATCCCATCcagaaaaaaggaaacgaaagATTTCTACAAATTACGATGTCTCTCTCACCGGGCCTCCGAGCGAAAGATTTTTGTCTGATTCTCAA actTCGTCTCAATGTAGTTACAAATCAAGTCCCCCGATAATTccgaaattaaataatacaatGGGGAGTGATGTGGAGGATGGTGGAAGACCCATCACTCCGTCGTCTCAGCCTCAGCCTCCTATAAAACAAGAAATTGATCACCACCTATCTGAATTTCCCGAAAACATCACACTTCCC GGACATCCTGTAAGTCTCTTAGGAGAGGATGGAGGGCCAACCACAGGTACCCTCAATGACGGCGTACCAGGAACAGAACCATCTGAACACCACAACCCACATGAAATTCTTGACGGACTTGATG GTCCACTCCCAACCATTACGGCTGGACTTACTTATCACGAGATGTTCGCTGTATCCGTGAGCAGTCCAACTCTCTGGCGCTGCAGAGCATGCGGGAAACAGGTAACCAACCGATGGCATCATTTCCATATCCACACGGCTCAACGATCACTGTGCCCTTACTGTCCAGCCACGTACAGCCGAATTGACACGTTACGCTCCCACATACGTACCAAGCACAGAGATCTTCTCTTCACAAAGGCGTTGATGTAA
- the LOC124212234 gene encoding protein abrupt isoform X3, with protein sequence MHEGQKYFKNKAVGISRLIWQWMLRVGWRCNGKKFAKGLGLEIDNMDQQYCLRWNNHPANLTDVLSSLLAREALCDVTLACVGETFKAHQTILSACSPYFENIFLQNTHPHPIIFLKDVNDTEMKALLHFMYKGEVNVSQHLLPMFLKTAEALQIRGLTDNSVNNKTEEKSPSPEPETQTSTRHTESPNLQSHPEKRKRKISTNYDVSLTGPPSERFLSDSQTSSQCSYKSSPPIIPKLNNTMGSDVEDGGRPITPSSQPQPPIKQEIDHHLSEFPENITLPTNMAWEVQSDGKSENTMDGQNAQVDPSNRNFLLKHVSLKTAIMAGGYLSVRAPEALFSNHGKKEKMTKNYVSPHEQSYPIKSRYAIKAEPKQSHNFASQVSPVSTKSQDDFNSVMNFGSDILRRELLMPRSSPSELLFRSHSGRRVGKFRPGWLEIFHWLQYDEKLHTMYCKYCRKWSETIPEIRTSFAAGNGNFRLEIINHHDKCKAHNLCVAKEAESKADYYYRHVK encoded by the exons ATGCACGAAGGtcaaaagtattttaaaaataaggCCGTAGGCATTAGTAGATTGATATGGCAGTGGATGTTAAGGGTCGGGTGGCGTTGTAATGgcaaaaagtttgcaaaag GGTTGGGACTGGAGATAGACAACATGGACCAACAGTATTGCCTCCGGTGGAACAACCATCCTGCCAACCTGACAGACGTCTTAAGCTCTTTACTCGCACGCGAAGCGCTCTGCGACGTTACGTTGGCCTGCGTAGGCGAAACTTTTAAAGCCCACCAAACTATACTATCGGCGTGTAGTCCGTACTTTGAGAACATATTTCTACAGAACACTCATCCTCATCCGATAATATTTCTAAAGGATGTTAACGACACGGAGATGAAGGCTTTGCTGCACTTCATGTACAAGGGCGAAGTTAATGTTAGTCAACATTTGTTACCGATGTTCCTCAAGACTGCGGAAGCTTTGCAAATTAGGGGACTCACTGATAATagtgtaaataataaaactgaagaaaaaagtcCATCGCCCGAACCCGAGACCCAGACCAGTACGAGGCACACCGAATCGCCGAATCTTCAATCCCATCcagaaaaaaggaaacgaaagATTTCTACAAATTACGATGTCTCTCTCACCGGGCCTCCGAGCGAAAGATTTTTGTCTGATTCTCAA actTCGTCTCAATGTAGTTACAAATCAAGTCCCCCGATAATTccgaaattaaataatacaatGGGGAGTGATGTGGAGGATGGTGGAAGACCCATCACTCCGTCGTCTCAGCCTCAGCCTCCTATAAAACAAGAAATTGATCACCACCTATCTGAATTTCCCGAAAACATCACACTTCCC ACTAATATGGCGTGGGAGGTTCAAAGTGATGGGAAGAGTGAGAATACCATGGATGGTCAGAACGCGCAAGTTGATCCTAGCAATCGTAACTTCCTTCTGAAGCATGTCTCGCTCAAAACAGCCATCATGGCTGGGGGCTACCTTTCAGTCAGAGCGCCAGAAGCCCTATTCAGTAACcatggaaagaaagaaaaaatgacgaaaaattatgTATCACCCCATGAACAATCTTATCCGATTAAGTCTCGTTACGCGATAAAAGCTGAGCCTAAGCAATCTCACAATTTTGCTTCACAAGTTAGCCCAGTAAGCACTAAATCGCAGGATGATTTTAATTCTGTAATGAATTTTGGTTCAGATATCCTGCGACGGGAATTGTTAATGCCTCGGTCAAGTCCAAGCGAATTGTTATTTCGTTCTCATTCAGGGAGACGAGTAGGCAAATTTAGGCCAGGCTGgttggaaatatttcattggTTACAGTACGATGAGAAATTGCATACAATGTATTGCAAGTATTGCAGAAAGTGGAGCGAAACTATTCCAGAAATTCGTACATCCTTCGCAGCTGGGAATGGAAATTTTAGGCTCGAGATTATCAATCATCACGACAAATGTAAGGCACACAATTTATGCGTTGCAAAAGAGGCGGAATCGAAGGCTGATTACTATTATCGTCACGTGAAATAA
- the LOC124212234 gene encoding zinc finger and BTB domain-containing protein 17 isoform X13, producing the protein MHEGQKYFKNKAVGISRLIWQWMLRVGWRCNGKKFAKERNRKKKQQTNRSRARKFSAVSLIVGLGLEIDNMDQQYCLRWNNHPANLTDVLSSLLAREALCDVTLACVGETFKAHQTILSACSPYFENIFLQNTHPHPIIFLKDVNDTEMKALLHFMYKGEVNVSQHLLPMFLKTAEALQIRGLTDNSVNNKTEEKSPSPEPETQTSTRHTESPNLQSHPEKRKRKISTNYDVSLTGPPSERFLSDSQTSSQCSYKSSPPIIPKLNNTMGSDVEDGGRPITPSSQPQPPIKQEIDHHLSEFPENITLPGHPVSLLGEDGGPTTGTLNDGVPGTEPSEHHNPHEILDGLDGSKAWHMRLTFDRVPGGCNLHRCKLCGKVVTHIRNHYHVHFPGRAGEKGDRLVSTRC; encoded by the exons ATGCACGAAGGtcaaaagtattttaaaaataaggCCGTAGGCATTAGTAGATTGATATGGCAGTGGATGTTAAGGGTCGGGTGGCGTTGTAATGgcaaaaagtttgcaaaag aaagaaacagaaaaaaaaaacaacaaacaaacagAAGCAGGGCAAGGAAGTTTAGCGCAGTTAGTTTGATTGTAGGGTTGGGACTGGAGATAGACAACATGGACCAACAGTATTGCCTCCGGTGGAACAACCATCCTGCCAACCTGACAGACGTCTTAAGCTCTTTACTCGCACGCGAAGCGCTCTGCGACGTTACGTTGGCCTGCGTAGGCGAAACTTTTAAAGCCCACCAAACTATACTATCGGCGTGTAGTCCGTACTTTGAGAACATATTTCTACAGAACACTCATCCTCATCCGATAATATTTCTAAAGGATGTTAACGACACGGAGATGAAGGCTTTGCTGCACTTCATGTACAAGGGCGAAGTTAATGTTAGTCAACATTTGTTACCGATGTTCCTCAAGACTGCGGAAGCTTTGCAAATTAGGGGACTCACTGATAATagtgtaaataataaaactgaagaaaaaagtcCATCGCCCGAACCCGAGACCCAGACCAGTACGAGGCACACCGAATCGCCGAATCTTCAATCCCATCcagaaaaaaggaaacgaaagATTTCTACAAATTACGATGTCTCTCTCACCGGGCCTCCGAGCGAAAGATTTTTGTCTGATTCTCAA actTCGTCTCAATGTAGTTACAAATCAAGTCCCCCGATAATTccgaaattaaataatacaatGGGGAGTGATGTGGAGGATGGTGGAAGACCCATCACTCCGTCGTCTCAGCCTCAGCCTCCTATAAAACAAGAAATTGATCACCACCTATCTGAATTTCCCGAAAACATCACACTTCCC GGACATCCTGTAAGTCTCTTAGGAGAGGATGGAGGGCCAACCACAGGTACCCTCAATGACGGCGTACCAGGAACAGAACCATCTGAACACCACAACCCACATGAAATTCTTGACGGACTTGATG GTTCAAAAGCCTGGCACATGCGGCTGACGTTTGACCGGGTGCCAGGCGGCTGCAACCTTCACAGGTGCAAGCTGTGCGGCAAGGTGGTGACGCACATCAGGAACCACTACCACGTCCACTTCCCTGGCAG GGCTGGGGAGAAGGGTGACCGGCTCGTATCTACGCGTTGCTGA